The following are from one region of the Actinoplanes sp. L3-i22 genome:
- a CDS encoding sodium-translocating pyrophosphatase, which translates to MSGTSLNLAAEGGGVSLSGSNVVFVIVALVFALIALGFAAMFVQSVLRAGRGTKSMQEIAGAVQEGASAYLFRQFKTLAVFVVIAVVLLFLLPVHDTDNETWVKIGRSLFFIVGAVFSSFIGGAGMALATRANLRVAAAAGEPGGRETAMGIAFRTGGVVGFLTVGLGLFGGALVVLIFTTDAPTVLEGFGFGAALLAMFMRVGGGIFTKAADVGADLVGKVEQGIPEDDPRNPATIADNVGDNVGDCAGMAADLFESYAVTLVAALILGQVAFGQDGLIFPLIVSTIGVVIAILGVFITRLRPSDRNGLTAINRAFYISAVVSAVAVAVVTFLYLPDTFAGFGDAGIDKGVIASGQNPQFVAIGAVVIGIVLAAAIQALTGYFTETNKRPVQDIGKSSATGAATVVLAGISVGLESAVYSALLIGAGVYGAFLLGGTSLTLSLFAVALAGTGLLTTVGVIVAMDTFGPISDNAQGIAEMSGDVDEKGAQILTELDAVGNTTKAITKGIAIATAVLAATALFGSYTNSLVSSLTDAKVADVQGEIYQLLNIANPRSLVGLLIGAAVVFLFSGLAINAVSRSAGAVVMEVRRQFREHPGIMDRTERPEYGRVVDICTRDAQRELLTPGLLAILAPIAVGFGLGAGALAAYLAGAIGTGTLMAVFLANSGGAWDNAKKLVEDGAYGGKGSEAHAATVIGDTVGDPFKDTAGPAINPLLKVMNLVSLLIAPAVVTWSIGADANTPLRVTIALVAFAIVAAAVVWSKSKAISMGDDPTEAAAAGASDTARAAQEEQARIKDNVG; encoded by the coding sequence ATGTCCGGGACCTCACTAAACCTCGCCGCCGAAGGCGGCGGAGTGTCCCTCAGCGGATCCAACGTCGTATTCGTCATCGTCGCTCTGGTGTTCGCCCTGATCGCGCTGGGCTTCGCCGCGATGTTCGTCCAGTCGGTGCTGCGCGCCGGCCGGGGCACCAAGAGCATGCAGGAGATCGCCGGCGCCGTGCAGGAAGGCGCGTCGGCCTATCTCTTCCGGCAGTTCAAGACGCTCGCCGTGTTCGTGGTGATCGCGGTCGTGCTGCTGTTCCTGTTGCCGGTGCACGACACCGACAACGAGACCTGGGTGAAGATCGGAAGATCGCTCTTCTTCATCGTCGGAGCGGTGTTCAGCTCGTTCATCGGCGGCGCCGGTATGGCTCTGGCGACGCGCGCCAACCTCCGGGTGGCCGCGGCGGCGGGTGAGCCCGGCGGTCGCGAGACCGCGATGGGCATCGCCTTCCGCACCGGCGGTGTGGTCGGCTTCCTCACCGTGGGTCTGGGACTGTTCGGCGGCGCCCTGGTGGTGCTGATCTTCACCACCGACGCACCGACCGTGCTGGAGGGCTTCGGCTTCGGCGCCGCGCTGCTCGCGATGTTCATGCGGGTCGGCGGCGGCATCTTCACCAAGGCCGCGGATGTCGGCGCCGACCTGGTCGGCAAGGTCGAGCAGGGCATTCCGGAGGACGACCCGCGCAACCCGGCGACGATCGCCGACAACGTGGGCGACAACGTCGGCGACTGTGCCGGCATGGCCGCCGACCTGTTCGAGTCGTACGCGGTGACCCTGGTCGCCGCCCTGATCCTGGGCCAGGTCGCGTTCGGCCAGGACGGCCTGATCTTCCCGCTGATCGTCTCCACGATCGGTGTGGTGATCGCGATCCTGGGCGTCTTCATCACCCGGCTGCGCCCGTCCGACCGCAACGGCCTGACCGCGATCAACCGGGCGTTCTACATCTCCGCCGTGGTGTCGGCGGTCGCGGTGGCCGTGGTCACCTTCCTCTACCTGCCGGACACCTTCGCCGGGTTCGGCGACGCGGGGATCGACAAGGGCGTGATCGCCAGCGGGCAGAACCCGCAGTTCGTGGCGATCGGCGCGGTGGTCATCGGGATCGTGCTGGCCGCCGCCATCCAGGCGCTGACCGGCTACTTCACCGAGACCAACAAGCGTCCGGTGCAGGACATCGGCAAGTCGTCGGCGACCGGCGCGGCGACCGTGGTGCTGGCCGGCATCAGCGTCGGCCTGGAGTCCGCGGTCTACTCGGCGCTGCTGATCGGCGCCGGCGTGTACGGCGCGTTCCTGCTCGGCGGCACGTCGCTGACCCTGTCGCTGTTCGCGGTGGCGCTGGCCGGCACCGGCCTGCTCACCACGGTCGGCGTCATCGTCGCGATGGACACGTTCGGCCCGATCTCGGACAACGCGCAGGGCATCGCGGAGATGTCCGGTGACGTCGACGAGAAGGGCGCGCAGATCCTGACCGAGCTCGACGCGGTGGGCAACACCACCAAGGCGATCACCAAGGGCATCGCGATCGCGACGGCCGTGCTGGCCGCCACGGCGCTGTTCGGGTCGTACACGAACAGCCTGGTCAGCTCGCTGACCGACGCCAAGGTCGCGGATGTGCAGGGCGAGATCTACCAGCTGCTGAACATCGCGAACCCGCGCAGCCTGGTCGGCCTGCTGATCGGCGCGGCGGTGGTGTTCCTCTTCTCCGGTCTGGCGATCAACGCGGTGTCCCGCTCGGCGGGCGCGGTGGTCATGGAGGTGCGCCGGCAGTTCCGGGAGCACCCCGGGATCATGGACCGCACCGAGCGGCCGGAGTACGGCCGGGTCGTCGACATCTGCACCCGGGACGCGCAGCGCGAGCTGCTCACACCCGGTCTGCTGGCGATCCTGGCGCCGATCGCGGTCGGTTTCGGACTGGGCGCGGGCGCGCTGGCGGCGTACCTGGCCGGCGCGATCGGCACCGGCACGCTGATGGCGGTCTTCCTGGCCAACTCCGGTGGGGCCTGGGACAACGCCAAGAAGCTGGTCGAGGACGGCGCCTACGGTGGCAAGGGCTCCGAGGCGCACGCGGCCACGGTCATCGGCGACACCGTCGGTGACCCGTTCAAGGACACCGCCGGCCCGGCCATCAACCCGCTGCTCAAGGTGATGAACCTGGTCTCGCTGCTGATCGCCCCGGCCGTCGTGACCTGGAGCATCGGCGCCGACGCGAACACCCCGTTGCGGGTGACCATCGCGCTGGTGGCGTTCGCGATCGTGGCCGCCGCGGTGGTCTGGAGCAAGAGCAAGGCGATCTCGATGGGCGACGATCCGACGGAGGCGGCCGCGGCCGGCGCCTCGGACACCGCCCGTGCCGCGCAGGAGGAACAGGCGCGGATCAAGGACAACGTGGGCTGA
- a CDS encoding STAS domain-containing protein, with protein sequence MELSLATRTVAEHTVLEVGGEVDVYTAPRLRERLIELVDAGARDVVVDLERVEFLDSTGLGVLVGALKRLRTAQGTFGLVCAKEPLLKIFRITALDQVFPIFPTVEAATKRDGSGPAS encoded by the coding sequence ATGGAGCTGTCGCTGGCGACCCGGACCGTCGCTGAGCACACGGTGCTCGAAGTCGGTGGCGAGGTCGACGTTTACACCGCTCCCCGGCTGCGTGAGCGCCTGATCGAGCTGGTCGACGCCGGTGCGCGGGACGTGGTGGTCGATCTGGAGCGGGTCGAGTTCCTCGACTCGACCGGGCTCGGCGTGCTCGTCGGCGCGCTGAAACGGCTGCGGACCGCGCAGGGGACCTTCGGCTTGGTCTGTGCCAAGGAGCCCCTTCTCAAGATTTTCCGGATCACCGCGCTGGATCAGGTTTTCCCGATCTTCCCGACCGTCGAGGCTGCCACGAAACGCGACGGCAGCGGTCCAGCTTCGTGA
- a CDS encoding ATP-binding protein, whose product MMATVRLSFSPAPVHVRTARLVGVAVARRAGVDEALLDEVRLAIGEACTRAVALHRQYGLTDLVTVEMSDSGSYTVRVIDHAPIEASIGLTKLPPDELSSESLTEDDLTTGVGFALLAGFVDDLQVRPVEDGPGTEVCMVWPVTRR is encoded by the coding sequence GTGATGGCCACGGTTCGGCTGTCCTTCTCGCCGGCGCCGGTGCACGTTCGCACCGCCCGCCTGGTCGGTGTGGCGGTCGCCCGGCGGGCCGGGGTCGACGAGGCGCTGCTGGACGAGGTGCGCCTGGCGATCGGCGAGGCCTGCACCCGGGCGGTCGCCCTGCACCGGCAGTACGGTCTGACCGATCTTGTCACGGTTGAGATGTCGGATTCCGGTTCGTACACCGTCCGGGTCATCGACCATGCCCCGATCGAGGCCAGCATCGGCCTGACCAAGCTGCCACCGGACGAGTTGTCCTCCGAGTCGCTCACCGAGGACGATCTGACGACCGGTGTCGGTTTCGCCCTGCTCGCCGGCTTCGTCGACGACCTCCAGGTGCGCCCGGTCGAAGACGGCCCAGGCACCGAGGTCTGCATGGTCTGGCCCGTCACCCGCCGCTAA